The Antarcticibacterium sp. 1MA-6-2 genome has a window encoding:
- a CDS encoding sulfotransferase: protein MMHSAKPFFILSNPRSGSSLLRVICESNQNISVPPECGYIEWWFEKYKDWNKEDNYSKRLERFCIDLGSSRKFETWNFDILYFKKIVHKYNPEDYADLAALIHITYGLLKEKEVMAWGDKNNYYIHKTSLLQQLYPHAKYIFLIRDGRDVATSYISLKNIQSNSPYFPKLSNDIKEIAEEWNNNNSKVFHFLNAVAKDQVLILRYEDIICSLEKSCRSICEFLNVSFDPGMLKYYYNHLEPKQTLDWKRKTLRSPDKLAIGKYKLMLTEKEIEIFNSVAGSILSQFDYDV from the coding sequence ATGATGCATTCAGCTAAGCCTTTTTTTATTCTTTCCAATCCAAGAAGTGGTTCTTCTCTTTTACGGGTCATTTGTGAATCAAATCAAAATATTTCCGTACCTCCTGAATGTGGATATATAGAATGGTGGTTTGAGAAATACAAAGACTGGAACAAAGAAGATAATTATAGTAAACGATTAGAAAGGTTCTGCATTGATCTCGGGTCTTCTCGAAAATTCGAAACGTGGAATTTTGATATTCTTTACTTTAAGAAAATTGTTCATAAGTACAACCCGGAAGATTATGCTGATTTGGCTGCATTAATCCACATTACATATGGGCTCTTAAAAGAGAAAGAAGTAATGGCTTGGGGAGATAAAAACAATTACTATATTCATAAAACATCACTACTTCAACAGCTCTATCCTCACGCAAAATATATATTTCTTATAAGAGATGGCCGGGATGTAGCAACTTCTTATATTTCATTAAAAAATATTCAAAGTAATAGCCCCTATTTTCCCAAACTTTCCAATGACATCAAAGAAATAGCCGAGGAATGGAATAATAACAACTCAAAAGTTTTTCATTTTCTCAACGCCGTGGCAAAAGATCAAGTTCTAATTTTACGTTATGAAGATATTATCTGCTCTTTGGAAAAAAGCTGTAGATCAATTTGTGAATTTTTAAATGTGTCTTTTGATCCAGGGATGCTAAAATATTATTATAATCATCTCGAGCCAAAACAAACTTTAGACTGGAAAAGAAAAACCTTGAGAAGTCCAGATAAATTGGCAATAGGAAAATACAAGCTAATGCTCACGGAAAAAGAGATTGAAATATTTAATTCGGTTGCAGGAAGTATTTTAAGCCAGTTTGATTATGATGTGTGA
- a CDS encoding glycosyltransferase, with protein sequence MEFQEFSMEYEEKKVFQYHNNVIEKPLISVSVVTYQHVNYIRECLNGILMQQTLFSFEILLGDDESTDGTREICIEYAKRYPDKIRLFLHHRENNIEINGEPSGRFNFMYNLFSARGKYIALCDGDDYWFDPLKLQKQVEYLQSQPETVFTFTSNKYLYQDGRLNSRAIEDIPEIGNFKTLLDQNSIISSTVVFKNSIPIEGLPALLAKTYVGDWPLFLWLLRTKGVYNFLKFESTVYRKHVGILVKYKTKPLLSLESQIQLKGLLLKEPEFVNYQTEILKSQKRNWLQIMAHYNKRKKYIKGLRYFSKAFEVAGFPQQLRIYLYSISLGLQKNY encoded by the coding sequence GTGGAGTTTCAGGAATTTTCAATGGAGTATGAGGAGAAAAAAGTTTTTCAATACCACAATAATGTAATAGAAAAACCTTTAATTTCTGTTTCTGTGGTAACTTATCAGCACGTAAATTACATCAGAGAATGCCTTAATGGAATTTTAATGCAACAAACATTGTTTTCTTTTGAAATTCTTTTGGGAGATGATGAAAGCACAGATGGTACACGTGAAATTTGCATTGAATATGCGAAAAGATATCCTGATAAAATAAGGTTGTTTTTACATCATCGTGAAAATAATATTGAAATTAATGGAGAACCTTCTGGCAGGTTTAATTTTATGTATAACCTTTTTAGTGCCAGGGGGAAATATATTGCTTTATGTGATGGTGACGATTATTGGTTCGATCCTTTAAAGTTACAAAAACAGGTTGAATATTTACAATCACAACCAGAAACGGTTTTTACATTTACTTCAAATAAATACCTTTATCAGGATGGCAGGTTAAACTCAAGGGCCATAGAAGATATTCCGGAAATTGGAAATTTTAAGACATTACTTGATCAGAATAGTATAATAAGTTCTACGGTGGTTTTTAAAAACAGTATACCCATAGAAGGGCTTCCTGCTCTTCTTGCCAAAACATACGTAGGGGACTGGCCATTATTTTTATGGCTTTTGAGAACCAAGGGAGTATATAATTTTTTGAAGTTTGAAAGTACAGTATATCGTAAACATGTTGGTATTTTAGTAAAGTATAAAACTAAGCCACTTCTAAGTCTTGAAAGTCAAATTCAGTTAAAAGGCCTACTGCTAAAGGAACCAGAATTTGTTAATTATCAAACAGAGATTTTAAAAAGCCAAAAAAGAAATTGGTTGCAGATTATGGCACATTATAATAAAAGAAAGAAATATATAAAAGGATTGAGGTATTTTTCTAAAGCATTTGAGGTCGCTGGTTTTCCTCAACAGCTTCGTATATATTTATATTCAATTAGTCTGGGATTGCAGAAAAATTATTGA
- a CDS encoding DapH/DapD/GlmU-related protein has protein sequence MKNSVISEKAVIGRNVQIGFFCIIEEGAEIGDDVVIENYCIIRSGVKIGSGTKLKSYIELRERTIIGENCFVDSKVSSSGDCQVGNNVTLRYETILARGLKISDNCYLSPRVMTNNLDDEMKSIGGAHIGKNCFIGTNAVLQHGIVIGENVTIGSMAFVNKDCEDNLVYVGIPAKSLKGR, from the coding sequence ATGAAAAATAGTGTTATTTCAGAAAAAGCAGTTATTGGAAGGAATGTTCAAATTGGATTCTTTTGTATAATAGAGGAAGGTGCCGAAATTGGAGATGATGTGGTAATAGAGAATTACTGTATTATTAGATCCGGAGTCAAAATAGGAAGTGGGACAAAATTAAAAAGTTATATTGAGTTGAGGGAACGGACTATAATTGGAGAAAATTGCTTCGTTGATTCTAAAGTTTCCAGTTCAGGAGATTGTCAGGTTGGTAATAACGTCACCTTAAGATACGAAACCATTTTAGCAAGGGGACTTAAGATTTCTGATAACTGTTATTTAAGTCCAAGAGTAATGACCAATAATCTTGATGATGAAATGAAATCTATTGGAGGAGCACACATTGGTAAGAACTGCTTTATAGGTACCAATGCAGTTTTACAACATGGTATTGTGATTGGTGAAAATGTTACTATTGGTTCAATGGCTTTTGTGAATAAAGATTGTGAAGATAATTTAGTTTATGTAGGTATTCCGGCAAAATCTCTTAAAGGCAGATAG